The genomic window TTTTAGCGTATCCTTCGTATGACTATAATAAGCAGAACGGTCACTATGGCGACGTTCAGGTGAAGGAACCGCACAACATCCTCAGCCTCAGCCGGGAAGATGAATTTTTTTCAAGAGCCAGGCGATATTATCCGCAAAAGTGCGAATGGTGCGGATGCCCTCTTCATCTTTCAAAACCTCACCCTTTTCACGCCCGAATGCAATATTCCAGTAACTGCTCCCCGGCACGATCATTCCGTTGATCATGAACCACATGAGGAGCTGGGCAAAGGTGAAATTCTGCCCGATCCTTCTGGCCACCGCCACCGCACCGCCCACCTTCCGGCTGAAACGGTGGCCGTGATGCCGCGAAACAAATCCCGCCCGATCCAGGAGAGCCATCAGCTCCGGAGTGGCGGATCCAAAATACACCGGAGAGCCAACAATAAAACCGTCAGCATCAACCATATTCTTGTAAATGGGATCGAAATCATCTTTGAGAATGCAGCGCTCTTCGTTGCTGCAGGCCATGCAGGCGGTACAGGGGAGAATGGATTTTCCGGCGAGTGAAATGAATTCGGTTTCAATTCCCCGCTCACTGATCACATCCAGCGCCACCTTGAGGAGAGTCTCCGTATTGCCGCCGGCCCGCGGACTACCGGATATGGCGATTATTTTCATAAAATCTCCTTAAAAAAATTTCTCTCGCAAAGTTCGCAAATAAAAAATATTTAGACATGATTAACAGGATTAGAATAAAAAATAATTTAATCTTGTAAATCTTGTAAATCATGTCAAATATTTCTCTCTCCAAGTTCGCAAAGAAAAAATACTTTTGACAGGATTAACAGGATTGACAGGATTAGAAAAAAAAAAGAAAAATTTAATCTTGTAAATCTTGTAAATCATGTCAAAGATTTATCTCATATTTCATCATCCTGTCCACTACTTCCATCGTTTCCTGTGCGGCTTTTTCCCATGTGAAACTCCCGGCCCAGGCAAGGGCATTTTGGGTGAGCATACTCCGCAGAGAGTCGTTGCTGAGAATTTGAACGAGTCTATCTGCAAGCGCCGTATGATCGCCATAGGGGAAGAGAAGCCCGGTCTCGCCGTTTTTTACCGAATCCCGCAGGCCATCCACATCGGAAGCCGCCGCCACAGTGCCGCAGGCATTGGCCTCTATATTGGTAAGGCCCCAGCCCTCGCGCGGCGAAGGATTCACTATCACATGGCTGCGGCGCATCCAATCCACCTTTTCCTCGGTGGATACAAAGCCGGTAAACAGCACCCTTTCCGCCACACCCAGGCTTTTGGCAAGCTGTTTCAGCTCATCGATGTTGTCTCCCGAACCCACAATAACCAGCCGTGCGGACGGTATCTTTGCAGCCACCTCAGGCAAAGACCGTATGATCACATCCACGCTCTTGTAGCGTTTGATCCTTCCGACATACAGGATTGTCGGCTGGCCGAATTTGGTCACCGCAGGATCAAAATTGTAGGTAGAGTGATCCATGCCGCAGTGAACGACCCTTATGCATTCCGGCCTGATCCCGCGCCGTGCGATGTCGCGGCCTGTGCTTTCGGAAATGACCTCGAACATTGCGTTCCTGTATACACGGGGAATGGGAAACTCCATCATGTAAACATAGGAGGCGATAACAGAATTTGTCTCCTTGTATACCGCCCTGCCGAAAAGATGGGGAATGACTGCAAGGATGGGTTTTTTAAGATAGAGGGGGGTGAAAAGCGGGACCTTGTTGATGTCGTCCACCACCAGGTCGAAATTTTCCGCCCGGTCAAGCTTCATGAGGAGTCCGGGCGCGGCGAAATTGTATGTTTCACGGGCGCCGGTGCGGATTATCCGCATGCCCTTGTATTCGTCGGTCCGGCTTCCCCCGGGAAAACCAGACACCACAAGCGTCACCTCGTCTCCGCGCTCCACAAACCGTGAAAATATCTCGGTAATATGCACCTCGGCGCCGCCCGCCTGGGGATTCGCCATATCCATCCAGTTGACTAATAATATCTTCATGAATGATCTCGCGCAAAGACTGAAAAGAAAAATTCAAATACTAAATAAAATAGTATACGGGCATGAGGTTGAAAAAAAAAGGAGAAAATACTATCCGGGAAGGATAAAACACTTGACAGTGAGATGAATTATGGTATTTTGATACAGATATATTGGATTTAAAACCAAAGTTATTTTCTATGCGATTCGATAGAAATAATTGATAAATTGGATGTTATGAAGAAAACTACAGAATAACTTGTTAGGTTTCCGTACTGGGCATGGAAGGGGAAGGTATGAGTGAAGAGAATAGTTTAGCTACAAGAAAATGCCCATTTTGCGCAGAGGAGATTTTATCCGATGCGGTGAAATGTAAGCACTGTGGAGAATGGTTAGATAAACAGCCAATTGGGCCACAAAAAACTTTGGGAAGAATAGAGCGACACTCAAATGCCCAAGCCCCATGGCGGCTCGTTCTTTTATCAATAATCAGCTTTACAATCTATGAGATTTATTGGTTTTATCGAAACTGGAAGCATTTAAAAATTCAAAAACGATTGGAAATTAGCCCAGGCTGGAGAACAGTTGGATTGTGTATCCCGATATACCATATTTTCATCATATACGAACAATTCAGAGATATTCGAGATTCTGCCAAGCAAGCAGGTTGCGAGACTTTTTCTTCTCCTGGGTGGATCACTTTTGGTTTTATATTCTTGAGTGGTATATCTTTAAGGCTTTCACTCTATCAATGGAAATTGACTGACCCCGGAGAGGTTTTAGCCATTACTGTTCTCAGCCTTTTTATCGATCTATTAGCAGTATGGATACTTGTAGTAGTGCAAAAAACTCTCAATCGTTTTTGGGCAAAAGAACAGCCTGACCATGAAATGAGATCAAAATTCTCTGGGAAGGAGATTGCATTGATAGTGGTTGGTGTCATCGTTTGGATTTTAGGCATAATTGGTACTTTTGTGCCTGAATGACATGTGAAAAATATATAAGAAATAAAAGGCATAACAATGCGCTCCACCTGACCGCTTTTCCGCTGCGCTCCATAGCAGGTGAACTTGGTCGTTATCCATCCTAGTTGAAAGACTTGGCTCTTCATGAACAGTTTCAAAACAGATGTTTCAAAACCTCAGCCAGATGATACACCAGAAATTCTATACAAGTATCGCTATTTTGATTCTGAGGGGCATCATTTAAAGTTGATTGAGAATGCTCAACTATGGTTCACATCTGCTCGCGCCTTCAATGATCC from Candidatus Latescibacter sp. includes these protein-coding regions:
- a CDS encoding glycosyltransferase family 4 protein, whose translation is MKILLVNWMDMANPQAGGAEVHITEIFSRFVERGDEVTLVVSGFPGGSRTDEYKGMRIIRTGARETYNFAAPGLLMKLDRAENFDLVVDDINKVPLFTPLYLKKPILAVIPHLFGRAVYKETNSVIASYVYMMEFPIPRVYRNAMFEVISESTGRDIARRGIRPECIRVVHCGMDHSTYNFDPAVTKFGQPTILYVGRIKRYKSVDVIIRSLPEVAAKIPSARLVIVGSGDNIDELKQLAKSLGVAERVLFTGFVSTEEKVDWMRRSHVIVNPSPREGWGLTNIEANACGTVAAASDVDGLRDSVKNGETGLLFPYGDHTALADRLVQILSNDSLRSMLTQNALAWAGSFTWEKAAQETMEVVDRMMKYEINL
- a CDS encoding flavodoxin family protein; translated protein: MKIIAISGSPRAGGNTETLLKVALDVISERGIETEFISLAGKSILPCTACMACSNEERCILKDDFDPIYKNMVDADGFIVGSPVYFGSATPELMALLDRAGFVSRHHGHRFSRKVGGAVAVARRIGQNFTFAQLLMWFMINGMIVPGSSYWNIAFGREKGEVLKDEEGIRTIRTFADNIAWLLKKIHLPG